The window tgatctcaatattgattaaaataatcgtgattatcattttggccataatcgtgcagccctacaCAGGTGTTTCAAAGccagaaaatgtgcttttggaTAATAAAAGAACATGATCAGTAATATGCAATTCACTGTGATTTATTGTGAGTTTGAGGTGGGCTCCTAAACtttgtaatactttttttttttttgaatgaCCCAGACAGAGCAGACTTGAATCTCTGTGTGTTCCACATGATCGCCATATGAGATGAAGATTTTTCCTTGCCAGTGTTCTTTTTAGGCAGGTTGTTGATCTCGTAAAATAAGCATATGTAGGATATTTTTCACTGGCACCATAtaggaaaacatgtttatatcCTTTCTTCAATTTGGCCATACATTTGTTTGACAATTGTGAGTCCATTTGTGTCTGCACAGCCAGCCCACAACTTTGTCACGGAAATGAACGACTTGTACAACAACATTCCTTATAACAAGTAGCACTACATCAGTGTTGCAGGATATTACCAAAAGTGAATTCAGTGTTTCTGATTTTATGACTGTCTTTACTAAATATGTAATTCTCTTTCATCTTGCAGTCGGCCATTTTCAACTTCCAGTCACTGTTGACAGTGATTCTCCTCCTGATCTGTACCTGTGCCTACATCAGAGCACTGGCTCCCAGCCTACTAGACAAGAACAAGACCGGGTATGATCAGATACCGATTGTGATACTTAACACTGACACTGCCATTGAAGTCTTTCCAGTAATTTGAACCCTGAAATATCTGCCTGTGTCTTCGAATGGCACACCGTGTTATAACAAGCTGCACAACCAAATCATTGTGTTACATTAAAGTATAAGCATCAGGGTTGAAAAGAATCACATCCTAATCGTATGTCCCCAGTCATGTTATTCAGTGCATGCCACTGTGTAGTACAGATATCACTGACAATGCCATTAGGCTTCATCCTTCAATGTCCCATCCCCAAAAACGTCTTCATTACAGTAATTGATTCCTGGGTGTTCACTTCTGTATTTCAACTTGCATTAAGAATACTTCTCTCTGTggtaaaaaacacatctttaccAACAAGAACTGGTCTGTGATAAAGCTCTATAGCCTAAACCCTGCAATTTTCCATCCCTATGTAACTGGCTTTAGCTATATGGAACACTTTGCTTATTTTTTCAGCTAATAAGGCGCTCCTCATTGATGCGAGTGAAGAGGCAGTAGTTCTAAATGTTCTTCACACTGAATCCTTATTATTCTTGGGTGTACTAACTCTATGATTCACTTTTAATATGTCTGGCACAGCCCAGGAACAGCCAGacacactctcaaacacacacacacacacacacacacacacacacacacacacacacacacacacacacacacacacacaattgaagCAGGGAGGGACATCCTCTTCAGACCAACACATGAGACTGAAACTGGCAGATGGATGGTTTAATAGTGTCCCTCTTGATTGATTTGTTGACTAAGGCATGAACTGTTAATTTTGTTTACCCATTTTGCAAATAATTGTGGTGTGGTATGGATAGGGCCAGAGTCTGAGGGGAAGAATGAATGCTTTGTACAAAAATCATTATACATTTTCCTACATTTGACcctaaatcaataaaataaaaaagaaatcacaatgAGATGCTGACCCCATCTGGTCAGTTTGAAAGTTGGCTTTTAATTTGCGGACACCCACCCTCACACAGGCCAACAAACGCCTCAGAAAACTGAAGGCCTGGAATGCCAGATTTGC of the Eleginops maclovinus isolate JMC-PN-2008 ecotype Puerto Natales chromosome 12, JC_Emac_rtc_rv5, whole genome shotgun sequence genome contains:
- the tmem167a gene encoding protein kish-A, which translates into the protein MSAIFNFQSLLTVILLLICTCAYIRALAPSLLDKNKTGLLGIFWKCARIGERKSPWVACCCVVMAFSILFLQ